The nucleotide window CTGCTGGTCCGCTCTCAACCTCTCCTGGACAACCAGCTGCTCCTCCATGGCTCGATTTTCCCGCTCAGATGCCTCCCTTTTCGCTTGCTCCGCTGCAGAGAAAGATAGACagagtatgtgtgagagagagagagttagtgagATAAATATCAAAGAGAACGAGAGGTAAGCCTCCATTTGGTGGTCATTAGAATGTTGTTGCCAGGTCATGGAGTGCATATTCATGGTGACCTATATCACCTTCTGCTCTCTGCTCAGCTTCAGTGAGGGACTGGTCTGCTGACAGGATGGTCTGACCAATGCTAGCTTTCCTTTCCAAGTACTCCTTCAGTACCTCTTCAGCCTGGAACAATCACACATAATATTTAACTTTCAACATCACATCAGTGCATTCATAACTCCTTTGACCAGCATCCACAAAACATGATAATTACATAATATCCTAAAATAGCACCACCTCCCCAACATACCTTCACTCCCCTGCCTCCCTCAGATCTGTATTCGCTGGTGGCCAGTTTCAGGTCGTTGCAGTACTCTTTGTATCCTCCAGGGGTCATGTAGGAGACATCCCTTATTTTCTCCTCCAAGGGGGCAAAGATGCATTCGATTTTGGACTCGCATGCCTTCTGGGACTCCTTGTAGTTCCTCACACAGATCTTCTCATACTCCTCTTGAAGCAATTTCTATTTTTGTGTTTGAGAGGTtggttcagaatgtaccagaacAAACCTGAATGTCTTGGTTCAGTTGAGGTAATAAATGGTGAataatctgtcaatgtgcccttgagtaaggcatttaaccctaattactgctgtaagtcgctctggataagtgtgtctgctaaatgactaaaatgtacatgtaagtGTAGCATAAAGGGGTAGCTCACCCAAATGACAAATTATCCTCATCTTGTTAAATACATGCATCATTGAATTTAATATTGACTCATTGAATATAGAATCTACATTCCCATACCATGAGCTCCAACTGGTACTTCTGGTCCTCGTCTTTGAAGGAGTTGTTGATGAATATGGCCACAGCCTCCTTCTCCATGACAGCATGCACTTCAGACAGCTCCTCTTGGGTCTCTGTGGGGAAGGCCACCCAGTCAGCCATACCCTTCTGGTAGTGGGCCCTGGCCCTCTCGATGGCACTGGAGTTCTCAATTTGGGCCAGCGCCAACACAGCATTGTCCAGGCAGGGGATCTGCCCGCTCCGGATGGCAGACACATACGTCTCTGCCAGGTTTCCCAGCACTGCAGGAGAGGGCAGGAAATCAGCACATCTGGTAGTTGTGGTAGTGATGGTGTGATACTGTGGTGGTCAGTTGTGCTTGTATAGAAGTAAAGTAAGTAGTAGAATTAGTAGTAATTTAAGTACTAATGGTGTTGTTAGTTGTACTGGTCATGGTACTTGTAGTaatcataattataataatagaGGAAGTGGttatagtagcagcagtacttTAGTTGTATTATCAAACATCATGACCTACTTTCATAAGTGCTTTCCATCCTCAATATCAGTGTTGTAATACTCACGTCTGCCGGTAACTTTCAGGCCCTGTTTCAGGGTCTTGGTCTTGGCCTCATTGAAGACGTGGTCACAGAACTCCTTGGCTTGCTCCACAAAGGCAGGCTCCAGGTCAGCATCGGTCAGCTCCTCCATACGTCTCATTTTGTCTCCGCTGGCTGGCCTCTCAAACACAAAGCACCAGCGAGGAGAGAAATAGTTCCGCAGACAGCTACGAGGCAGATTGTATGCCTGATCTTTCTTACTATGACCTTTGTAAATGAAAGGAAAAGTACATCAATCATTAATCAACAAATTAAATGTTTAACCGTGACATTTTTTGTGGAAGAAaagcatttcatatttttatatCCAACATGTCTTTTGTAAAAGTATTGTtaactttggtaaattcaatCTAGCCATGGTTTAGAAAAAGAGATTaagttagctgtgctagctggtGTTCCCTTCACCTGTTCTCAGTTTAAGAGCATTCTCCAGGTACTCATTGGCTGTGATGGGTCTCCCATCAACCTCCAGGGTCAGGGTGAAATCTCTGACTGTCCACACAAAGGAAGGAAAGTAACGCAGGTACTCTGAAGATTCTTCCCCGTCTCGCTGGTTGGACTTCACCTTGATGTGCTCTGTCAGTTCTGTCACATAGCTGTAGAAGGCGGTGTTGAGGACAAAATGAACCCAGATTTACTAACATGCAgtatagtgctgagcgattagtgctttttgaggtcggttcggttgTTGGGGATGAAATGAACCCAGACATACAACACTACACTATATTTCTTTATAGGCCTGCTGAAGGATACTGTAGTTTCTCCAGGGCGTTGTTGTCGATGGTTCCCATGCTGTTGTACACCAGAGTACTGCTGAGCAGGACAGCCAGGGAAAAGATCCAGTTGTCATTCTTCTCATCACCCTGCAGACACAACAGAAGGAACACATTGGTACTCTGTTCATACTAGAGTGAAATCAAGTCAGTAACTAAATGTCTACTCCATACGCCGTTTTATGGGCTCCCTACCTAAATAAAGGtcaaagctggaatccttaattgaaacattaACCAAGCCCCACCCTGCCTCAGTTTTGGTTAAAAAAAAGCtaacaaaaaaaatctgagggatgggcctggagaaatgtaaccactcaaattcatagactgaGCTATGGGTGCAATGACTCACCATCTGTGACATCCTAATTGCAGTTAACTATGATGTTATACAGTGTTTaattacatttacaaacattggagtaaaacaagcttataacTAAGTTCATGGGTCATTATTTATTTGTTATACTCTTTAGAATCAATGTGTATATATCATACATTTACAAGTCAGACATTATATACAGATGATGACATCAGCTATCAGTACTAGACACAGTTTTGGGATTTTACCCATAGCAATGTTATATTCTGTTATCTAAACAATCTGAGCCACAAAAGGTTTTTGACAGAGAGTGAACTTTGACCTCCCACCTTCTCCACATCCCCCAGCCCCTCTGTATCCAGCAGCACCAGGGTGTGGTCTCTTTTTTCAGGGTGAGGCACACACCACATCCAGATGCCCTTAGTTTTGGACTGGATGGTGGCTCCCAGGGCAAAACCTTGAGGACAGAGGATAAAAACGGTTCTTAGGATGGAATCTGTAAAGAGCCAGCAGGATGTAAAGTGTTTACTCAAGGCTGCTGGTTTTCAGATGAACCATTTTGTCtaattatactgtatatcatACTGACAGACTGAAAGTGAAACTAGCAGCCAGTGCAAAACGGCACACTTATCTACACAACCCATCTAGAACAAATGTGGTcggaacaaaatgtttttttgataTTTGCTCTGCTGTCTGGTTGTACGTTATGGTGTAAAAGAGAAACTGTAGTTTCCACAACGCAATAACAGGATGTGTCGAATTTCCaattttggagagaaaaaaacatcaaATCCTAATGTGGTCAGAGCAGAACAAATCTGTACTTTGGTGCAGCATAtctctctaactctgaatgacaAATACAGTACATAAGTTAACACTTTCTGTTTCACATTTCTATTACCCTATCTTTATGAGAAACAATGATCTTATACATAATCATTCCTTATCCATATAACAGTGTTGAGGTCATGCATATtgttatgtacactgaacaaaaatacatgaaacaatttcaaagattttactgagttacagtccaaataaggaaatcagaaaataaaacataaaaaataggggggtggatcagaaaaccagtcagtatctggtgtgaccatcatttgcctcatgcagcgtgacatatcttcttcgcatagagttgatcaggctgttgattgtggtgtgaggaatgttgtcccactcgtcttcaatggctgtgcgaagttgctggatattggtgggaactggaacacgatgtcgaacacgtcgatccagagcatcccaaaaattctcaatgagtgacatgtctggtgactaTGCAGGCCAtgtaagaactgggacattttcaggaattgtgtacagatccttgcgatatgGGGCCCTGCATTATAATgcggaaacatgaggtgatggcggcggatgaatggcacgacaatggacctcaggaccTCGTCACGGTATCGCTgtcagtagcttatgcctgcccataccataacgccattgaaggtgagcatttgcccactgaagtcggttaagacaccaaactgcagtcaggacAAGACCATGGCGAGGAccatgagcacgcagatgagcttccttgagacggtttctgaccgtttgtgcagaaattcttcagttgagcaaacccacagtttcatctgctgcctgggtggctggtctcagatgatcccgctggtgaagaagccaaatatataaactcagcaaaaaaagtaacgtcctctcactgtcaactgcatttattttcagcaaacttaacatgtgtaaatatttgtatgaacttaacaaaattcaacaactgagtaataaactgaacaagttccacagacatgtgactaacagaaatagaataatgtgttcctgaacaaaaagggggggggggggtcaaaatcaaaagtaacagtcagtatcaggtgtggcctccagctgcattaagtactgcagtgcatctcctcctcatggactgcaccagatttgccagttcttgctgtgagatgttaccccactcttccaccaaggcacctgcaagttcccagacatttctggggggaatggccctagccctcaccctccgaatccaacaggtcccagacgtgctcaatgggattgagatccgggctcttcgctggccatggcagaacactgacattcctgtcttgcaggaaatcacgcacagaacgaacaatatggctggtggcattgtcatgctggagggtcatgtcaggatgagccttcaGGAAGGGTAcgacatgagggaggaggatgtcttccctgtaacgcacagcgttgagattgcctgcaatgacaacaagctcagtccgatgatgctgtgacacaccgccccagaccatgacggaccctccacctccaaatcgatcccgctccagagtacaggcctcggtgtaacgctcattccttcgactataaacgcaaatccgaccatcacccctggtgagacaacaccgtgacttgtcagtgaagagcactttttgccagtcctgtctggtcctgcgacggtgggtttgtgcccataggcgtcATTGTtcccggtgatgtctggtgaggacctgccttacaaaagGCCTACAacccctcagtccagcctctctcagcctattgcggacagtctgagcactgatggagggattgtgcgttcctggtgtaactagggcagttgttgttgccatcctatacatgtcccgcaggtgtgatgttcggatgtaccgatcctgtgcaggtgttgttacatgtggtctgccactgcgaggacgatcagctgtctgtcctgtctccctgtagctctgtcttaggagtctcacagtatggacattgcaatttattgccctggccacatctgcagtcctcatgcctccttgcagcatgcctaaggcacgttcaccgagatgagcagggacactgggcatctttcttttggtgtttttcagagtcagtagaaaggcctctttagtgtcctaagttttcataactgaccttaattgcctaccgtctgtaagctgttagtgtcttaatgactgttccacaggtgcatgttcattaattgttcatggttcattgaacaagcatgggaaacagtgtttaaacgctttacaatgaagatctgtgaagtgatttggatttttatgaattatctttgaaagacagggtcctgaaaaagggacgtttctttttttgctgagtttaggtctGGACTGGCATGGTTACGCGTAGTCTgcgttgtgaggtcggttggatgtactgtcaaaatgacgttggaggtggcttatgatagagaagttaacattcaattctctggcaacagcttgggTGGACAATCttgaagtcagcatgccaattgcactttccctcaaaacttgagacctctgtggcattgtgttgtgagacagaactgaacattttagagtggctttttattgtccccagcacaaggtgcaccggtgtaatgatcatgcggtttaatcagcttcttgatatgccacacctgtcaggtggatggattatcgtggcaaaggagaaatgctcactaacagggatgtaagcaaatttgtgcacagcatttcagagaaataagcttctTGTGTATATAGAAAAtgtctaggatcttttattttaggcTCATGAAACTTGATCGGAACATAGATTTAAAAAATGCTTTCGTGGATGTGCTTACCTTTCCTCTCCCCAGCCAGCTTGTTCATGAGGTAGGACTTGCCGGTGCGGTACAGCCCGACCACCGACACCACTACCACATGCTGGTCAATCTGGTCCAGGATGTCCAGTGCACTGCGGACCACACGCAGCTTCCCATCACTGTCGTTCTCTATCAGACATACTGGTTCCTTCATGGGTACTGTCTGGCCTGACATGATGCTGACCAAAAGAAACGAAGGCAAAGACACACATAATAACTTTTTATTGAGtaggacactgtgtgtgtgtgtgtgtgtgtgtgtgtgtgtgtgtgtgtgtgtgtgtgtgtacagtaccagtcaaaagtttggacacacctactcattcaagggtttttcttgatttttccAATTTtctatagtgaagacatcaacactttgaaataacacacatggaatcatgtagtaaccaaaaaagtgttaaacaattattatttttatatttgagattcttcaaagtagccacactgccttgatgacagctttgcacacttttggcattctctcaaccagctgcaactgaaatgcttttccaacagtcttgaaggagttcctacatatgctgagcacttgttggatgcttttccttcactctgcagtccaactcatcccaaaccatctcaattgggttgacgtcgggtgattgtggatgccaggtcatctgatgcagcactccatcaccctccttcttggtcaaatagcccttacatggtagagaggtgaacattcaattctcaaCATCCACTAAAGCATTGGAGtcgtaaccaaaaggttgctggaccaagccaacaaggtaaaaatctgtcattctgcccctgaacaaggcagttaacccactgttccccggtaggccataattgtaaataagaatgtgttcttaacctgtctgggctagggggcagtattttcacggccggataaaaaacgtacccgatttaaactggttactactcttgcccagaaacgagaatatgcatataattagtagatttggatagaaaacactaaagtttctaaaactgtttgaatggtgtctgtgagtataacagaactcatatggcaggccaaaacctgagaagattccatacaggaagtgccctgtctgacaatttgttgtccatctgttgcatctctatcgacaatacagcatctgtgctgtaacgtgacactttctaaggcttccattggctctctaaaaccgccagaaagtggaatggggtgtctgctgtctctgggcaaagtacagcagcagagtttgtaagtggtcagcctggggacagtgagactgagatgcgcgttcacgagacttctcaatttttttctttcagtctttgaatgaatacaacgttgcccggttggaatattatcgctattttacaagaaaaatagcataaaaatcgattttaaacagcgtttgacatgcttctatgtacggtaatggaatatttcgattttttttgtcacgaaatgcactcgctcgttacccttcggatagtgacctgaacgcacgaacaaaacggaggtatttggatataactatggattatttggaaccaaaacaacatttgttgttgaagtagaagtcctgggagtgcattctgatgaagaacagcaaaggtaatcacatttttctaatagtaattctgagtttagtgagccccaaacttggtgggtgtcaaattagctagcctgtgatggccgagctatgtactcagaatattgcaaaatgtgctttcgccgaaaagctattttataatcggacatagcgtttgcataaaggagttctgtatctataattcttaaaataattgttatgtattttgtcaacgtttatcatgagtaatttagtaaattcaccagaagttttcggtgggtatgctagttctgaacatcacatgctaatgtaaaaagctgttttttgacataaatatgaacttgattgaacaaaacatgcatgtattgtataacataatgtcctaggaagtAGAGTATGTTCCGTACTGACTGACCTTtttgtcttaatgtaatgataatgatggactgtcgtttctctttgcttatttgagctgttcttgccataatatggacattgtcttttaccaaatagtgctatcttctgtataccaccacaaccttatcacaacacaactgattggctcaaatgcattaagaaggaaagaaattccacaaattaacttttaacaaggcacacctgttcattgaaatgcattccaggtgactacctcatgaagctggttgagagaatgccaagagtgtgcaaagctgtcatcaaggcgaagggtgggtaccttgaagaatctcaaatataaaatatattttgatttgtttaacacttttttggttacttcatgattccataagtgttattttatagttttgatgtcttcactattattctaccatgtagaaaaaccttggaatgaataggtgtgtccaaacagcAGACAACAGGAAAAGTACGTTCAAATTCAAAGACAGGAGAGGAGTCTTCCACTCTCTGATTCGTAGAGGCTACTCCATGAATAGACGCCATGAATAGTTCTGAATGTGCTTGCATGTACAGGCGTGGTTATCCAATCAATTAATTTAccgcaaatgtttttttgtaaaaatattttttcacCAGCCAACATTAAACCTGTCATTTTGCAAATCAATAGCTATATATCATATAGTAAAAAAGCCCACATTTAGAAGTGAAAGAGAGTTTAGGCTTACCTCGGCAACACTATACCGTACAGTGAGCTTGTTGTTCAGTCTGTTGTCCGCGTTTGCATGGCAAAAGAGATCGGTTGTGATATTGAAACTGAAAGTGTTTCTCTTACGTTAACAATTAAGCTTCCGGGAAAGCACGACGTTTCCCCCAAAAAACTCTGCTGCAGTGAAACATGACCTGACAAATACCGCGTTCAAGTGCTGGTAGGTACTAGGAACTCAGAAAAGTTCGACTTACTAATGGTATGAACGCGATATGTGTATAACCAACACGTagaactacaaccagttagcaagtcgacCATAACCGAGTTTTCTTGTTCCAACTAGCACTAGAACGAATCACTATTCCTATCTGGAACAAAAGACAGATAATTGCCTCAATAACGCcattaaaacaatatatatatatatatattttttttttaaattaaaagtcGGATGCGTCAGTTCCATATCTTATTTGACTGGTGAAAATAATTGATAAAACATAGTCTAGACAACTTTCACTTTCTGTATCTGCAGACAAATAGGTACAACTAGTTACTACAGCCACAACGTCATAGACCTCGCCTATTTCAATAATTTaccttcttaaaatgtgattttaaacctaaccttaaccacactgttaacattATATCTAGCCCTAACCTTAGTTGAAACCCCCTTGAAATAGGTACTCGAGATTGCGACATCCTCTGCAATTTTACAGTTGGTTTGGAGCAGGCTTTTGGAGAGGTCGTTTATGTGAGTAGGCTACTATCGACTAATGCTTTTCCAAAGCAGGAAAACAGTTACATGTTTGAAGACAAATTTCGTAATGAAATTAAAGCTAGCATTGGACAATATTTTAACTTCACTTTTAATTGTGTATGCATATGGCTCAGCTGTTTAATTATGCAGATCTTAATAATATTTCTTTCATAACCTTCGCAGTAGTCCTAGTCTATATAATATTCACATAATTCACCTGAACTATATTTAATTCATAATTGTATTATAGATTGACTATTTGTGGGAGCTGTAGGCTGATCATCCTGTGAAGCCACTTGACCATGGATTCCCCAATGTGCCTGGTCGAAAACGCCGATGGCGAGCTTCATGTAGTTCCTGGTGCCATcaagtacctgacgggactgaaCCAGAAAGTCATAGTGGTGGCGGTGGTCGGGCTGTACCGCACCGGCAAGTCCTACCTCATGAACAAGCTGGCTGGAAAGAGAAGAGGTGAGACAGAGACTGACTGATGCTGAGAGACATATCTGAATTCACAAACTGGTTTGGGTATAATCTGTGCCTCAATAGACAATTCCCAATTTTTTGCATCTATACATTTCTTTCAGAAGAAAAAGTATATTCAATTTTTTTGTCTTAAAACGGTCTTTGAAATATTGATTTAGGTTTTGCCCTGGGAGCCACCATTCAATCCAAGACTAAGGGAATCTGGATGTGGTGTGTGCCTCACCCTGAAAAAAGAGACCACACCCTGGTGCTGCTGGATACAGAGGGGCTGGGGGATGTGGAGAAGGTGAGAGGTCAAAGTTCAGTCTCTTTAAAATCCACATTAGTAATCTAGCACAGTGAACAAATATCTAAACACacatacattacatgaccaaaagtatgtagccacctgctcgtctaacatctcattccaagtCATGTGCAAactgggccttccccaaactgttaccacaaagttggaagcacagaattgtttagaatgtcattgtatgctgtagcgttaagatttcccttaactggaattaaggggcctagcccaaacaatAAAATacagcaccagaccattattcctcctccaccaaactttacagttggcacaatgcattcggg belongs to Salmo trutta chromosome 20, fSalTru1.1, whole genome shotgun sequence and includes:
- the LOC115155696 gene encoding guanylate-binding protein 1 produces the protein MSGQTVPMKEPVCLIENDSDGKLRVVRSALDILDQIDQHVVVVSVVGLYRTGKSYLMNKLAGERKGFALGATIQSKTKGIWMWCVPHPEKRDHTLVLLDTEGLGDVEKGDEKNDNWIFSLAVLLSSTLVYNSMGTIDNNALEKLHYVTELTEHIKVKSNQRDGEESSEYLRYFPSFVWTVRDFTLTLEVDGRPITANEYLENALKLRTGHSKKDQAYNLPRSCLRNYFSPRWCFVFERPASGDKMRRMEELTDADLEPAFVEQAKEFCDHVFNEAKTKTLKQGLKVTGRLLGNLAETYVSAIRSGQIPCLDNAVLALAQIENSSAIERARAHYQKGMADWVAFPTETQEELSEVHAVMEKEAVAIFINNSFKDEDQKYQLELMKLLQEEYEKICVRNYKESQKACESKIECIFAPLEEKIRDVSYMTPGGYKEYCNDLKLATSEYRSEGGRGVKAEEVLKEYLERKASIGQTILSADQSLTEAEQRAEAEQAKREASERENRAMEEQLVVQERLRADQQRTYEENVNQLMERMERDSRNAIAEHDRVLQARLKEQNDLLQQGFDGRAHQMQREIDALKGAKAQEEEKKPSFMSTALDTVGTAATLFLPGILPKVGGMAVKWLSKWF